A single genomic interval of Falco cherrug isolate bFalChe1 chromosome 8, bFalChe1.pri, whole genome shotgun sequence harbors:
- the ARL4C gene encoding ADP-ribosylation factor-like protein 4C, with product MGNISSNISAFQSLHIVMLGLDSAGKTTVLYRLKFNEFVNTVPTIGFNTEKIRLSNGTAKGISCHFWDVGGQEKLRPLWKSYSRCTDGIIYVVDSVDVDRLEEAKTELHKVTKFAENQGTPLLVIANKQDLPKSLPVAEIEKQLALHELTPSTTYHIQPACAIIGEGLTEGMDKLYEMILKRRKSLKQKKKR from the coding sequence ATGGGGAACATCTCCTCCAACATCTCCGCCTTCCAGTCCCTGCACATCGTCATGCTGGGCCTGGACTCGGCGGGGAAGACCACGGTGCTCTACCGGCTGAAGTTCAACGAGTTTGTCAACACCGTGCCCACCATCGGCTTCAACACGGAGAAGATCCGGCTGAGCAACGGGACGGCCAAGGGCATCAGCTGCCACTTTTGGGACGTGGGTGGTCAGGAGAAGCTGCGCCCGCTCTGGAAGTCCTACAGCCGCTGCACCGATGGCATCATCTACGTGGTGGACTCAGTGGACGTGGACCGGCTGGAGGAGgccaaaacagagctgcacAAGGTGACCAAGTTCGCCGAGAACCAGGGCACCCCGCTGCTGGTCATCGCCAACAAGCAGGACCTGCCCAAGTCCCTGCCGGTGGCCGAGATCGAGAAGCAGCTGGCCCTCCACGAGCTGACCCCTTCCACCACCTACCACATCCAGCCCGCCTGCGCCATCATCGGCGAGGGGCTCACGGAGGGCATGGACAAGCTCTACGAGATGATCTTGAAGCGGAGGAAGTCCCTCAAGCAGAAGAAGAAGCGGTAG